From the genome of Epinephelus lanceolatus isolate andai-2023 chromosome 23, ASM4190304v1, whole genome shotgun sequence, one region includes:
- the fbxl14b gene encoding F-box/LRR-repeat protein 14b: METHISCLFPEILAMIFSYLDVRDKGRVAQVCIAWRDASYHKSVWRGVEAKLHLRRANPSLFPSLQARGIRRVQILSLRRSLSYVIQGMPNIESLNLSGCYNLTDNGLGHAFVQEIPSLRVLNLSLCKQITDSSLGRIAQYLKNLEVLELGGCSNITNTGLLLIAWGLHRLKSLNLRSCRHVSDVGIGHLAGMTRSAAEGCLNLEYLTLQDCQKLTDLSLKHISKGLTKLRVLNLSFCGGISDAGMIHLSHMASLWSLNLRSCDNISDTGTMHLAMGTLRLSGLDVSFCDKIGDQTLAYIAQGLYQLKSLSLCSCHISDDGINRMVRQMHELRTLNIGQCVRITDKGLELIADHLTQLAGIDLYGCTKITKRGLERITQLPCLKVLNLGLWQMTESEKVR, translated from the coding sequence ATGGAGACGCACATTTCGTGCCTCTTCCCGGAAATTTTGGCCATGATTTTCAGCTATCTGGACGTGAGAGACAAAGGCAGGGTAGCCCAAGTGTGCATCGCTTGGAGGGACGCATCCTACCACAAGTCCGTGTGGAGGGGGGTGGAGGCCAAGCTGCACCTCCGCCGGGCCAATCCCTCTCTGTTCCCCAGCCTCCAGGCCAGGGGCATCCGGAGGGTCCAGATCCTGTCCCTGCGCCGCAGCCTGAGCTATGTGATCCAGGGGATGCCCAACATCGAGTCCCTCAATCTGTCCGGCTGTTACAACCTCACGGATAACGGGCTGGGTCATGCGTTTGTGCAGGAGATCCCATCACTGAGGGTGCTGAACCTGAGTCTGTGCAAGCAGATCACAGACTCCAGCCTGGGCAGGATAGCTCAGTACCTGAAGAACCTGGAGGTGCTGGAGCTCGGAGGCTGCAGCAACATCACTAACACTGGGCTTCTGTTGATAGCCTGGGGCCTCCACAGGCTCAAGAGCCTCAACCTGAGGTCCTGCAGGCACGTCTCGGACGTGGGGATTGGACATTTGGCGGGCATGACCCGCAGCGCGGCGGAGGGCTGCCTGAACCTGGAGTACCTGACCCTCCAGGACTGTCAGAAACTGACGGACCTGTCACTCAAACACATTTCCAAGGGGCTGACCAAGCTCCGGGTACTGAACCTGAGCTTCTGCGGGGGGATCTCAGACGCAGGCATGATCCACCTCTCCCACATGGCCTCCCTGTGGAGCCTCAACCTACGCTCCTGTGACAACATCAGCGACACAGGGACCATGCACCTCGCCATGGGCACCCTGAGGCTCTCCGGGCTTGATGTGTCCTTCTGCGACAAGATCGGGGACCAGACCCTGGCGTACATCGCCCAGGGGCTGTATCAGCTGAAGTCCCTGTCCCTGTGTTCGTGCCACATCTCCGACGACGGGATAAACCGGATGGTGAGGCAGATGCACGAGCTGAGGACCCTGAACATTGGACAGTGCGTGCGCATCACGGACAAAGGACTGGAGCTGATAGCCGACCACCTGACCCAGCTGGCGGGCATCGACCTGTATGGATGTACCAAGATCACCAAGAGGGGACTGGAGAGGATCACACAGCTCCCCTGCCTTAAAGTGTTGAACCTGGGACTCTGGCAGATGACAGAGAGTGAGAAAGTGAGGTGA